One Ranitomeya variabilis isolate aRanVar5 chromosome 5, aRanVar5.hap1, whole genome shotgun sequence DNA window includes the following coding sequences:
- the LOC143773670 gene encoding uncharacterized protein LOC143773670: MSNHVEFIRNFIELYQSFPCLWKIKSPEYCNREKRKQGYSKLIEFYNLHAPEEQANEAVIKKKIQALRTVWRKELNKVLHSSKSGASTEDVYVPKLWYYEHLNFLRDQEEPRTSMCFSSLAPVEQNTSENLVCQDSPGQQIIPSI; the protein is encoded by the exons ATGTCTAATCACGTGGAGTTCATCAGGAATTTCATTGAGCTGTACCAGTCTTTTCCCTGCCTCTGGAAGATTAAATCTCCAGAGTATTGCAACAGGGAAAAGAGGAAGCAGGGCTATTCAAAGCTCATCGAATTTTATAACCTCCATGCACCAGAGGAGCAAGCCAATGAAGCAGTCATCAAAAAGAAAATTCAGGCGCTGCGCACTGTGTGGAGGAAGGAGTTAAACAAGGTCCTGCACAGTTCCAAGTCCGGTGCCTCAACCGAAGATGTGTACGTACCAAAACTATGGTACTATGAGCATCTTAATTTTCTGAGGGACCAAGAGGAGCCACGGACCTCGATGTGTTTTAGCTCCTTGGCACCGGTGGAACAGAATACATCTGAGAACCTCGTCTGCCAGGACTCTCCAGGGCAACAA ATTATACCATCAATTTGA